A genomic window from Haladaptatus caseinilyticus includes:
- the leuC gene encoding 3-isopropylmalate dehydratase large subunit: MSEGTLYDTVWDEHRVTDLPTGQTQLFVGLHLIHEVTSPQAFGMLGERDMEVAYPDRTHATVDHIVPTADQSRPYSDDSAEEMMAELEDNVREAGIDFSHPDSGDQGIVHVIGPEQGLTQPGMTIVCGDSHTATHGAFGALAFGIGTSQIRDVLATGTVAMEKQDVRQIRVTGDLGLGVSAKDVILEIIRRLGTDGGVGYVYEYAGEAIENLGMEGRMSICNMSIEGGARAGYVNPDETTYEYLRETDAFRDDPEKFERLKSYWESVRSDEDAQYDDVVEIDGNSLEPMVTWGTTPGQGVGVTEPIPEPDELPESKRETARQAQAHMRVEPGETMAGYDIDVAFLGSCTNARLPDLRRAARIVDGREVHTDVRAMVVPGSQRVKAAAEREGLDDVFREAGFDWRAAGCSMCLGMNSDQLDGDEACASSSNRNFVGRQGSPDGRTVLMSPEMVAAAAIRGEVTDVRELKEVAEA; this comes from the coding sequence ATGAGCGAGGGGACGCTGTACGACACGGTGTGGGACGAACACCGCGTCACCGACCTCCCGACTGGACAGACCCAACTGTTCGTCGGGTTGCATCTCATCCACGAAGTGACGAGTCCCCAAGCCTTCGGAATGTTAGGGGAGCGCGACATGGAAGTCGCCTATCCGGACCGCACGCACGCGACGGTTGACCACATCGTTCCGACTGCCGACCAGTCTCGGCCCTACAGCGACGACTCCGCCGAGGAGATGATGGCGGAACTGGAAGACAACGTCCGAGAGGCGGGCATCGATTTCTCACACCCCGACTCGGGGGACCAGGGAATCGTCCACGTCATCGGCCCGGAACAGGGACTCACCCAACCCGGCATGACGATCGTCTGTGGCGACAGTCATACCGCCACTCACGGTGCGTTCGGCGCGCTCGCGTTCGGCATCGGAACCAGCCAGATTCGGGACGTGCTGGCCACCGGCACCGTGGCGATGGAGAAACAGGACGTCCGACAGATTCGCGTCACCGGCGACCTCGGACTCGGTGTCTCCGCGAAGGACGTGATTCTGGAAATCATCCGCCGACTCGGCACTGACGGCGGCGTCGGCTACGTCTACGAGTACGCGGGCGAAGCGATCGAGAACCTAGGAATGGAAGGTCGGATGAGCATCTGCAACATGTCCATCGAGGGCGGCGCTCGTGCGGGCTACGTCAACCCCGACGAGACGACGTACGAGTATCTGCGCGAGACGGACGCCTTCCGCGACGATCCTGAAAAATTCGAGCGACTGAAATCGTACTGGGAGTCGGTCCGTTCGGACGAGGACGCCCAGTACGACGACGTGGTCGAAATCGACGGCAACAGCCTCGAACCGATGGTGACGTGGGGGACGACGCCCGGTCAGGGGGTCGGCGTCACGGAACCGATTCCGGAACCGGACGAGTTGCCCGAATCGAAGCGAGAGACGGCCCGGCAAGCGCAGGCGCACATGCGTGTCGAACCCGGCGAGACGATGGCTGGGTACGATATCGACGTGGCGTTCCTCGGGTCCTGTACGAACGCCCGCCTGCCCGACTTGCGGCGGGCCGCCCGAATCGTGGATGGTCGCGAAGTCCACACCGACGTGCGGGCGATGGTCGTTCCCGGCAGTCAGCGCGTGAAAGCCGCCGCGGAGCGCGAAGGATTGGACGACGTGTTCCGTGAGGCCGGCTTCGACTGGCGAGCTGCTGGCTGTTCGATGTGCCTCGGGATGAATTCGGATCAACTGGACGGCGACGAGGCCTGTGCGTCCTCCTCGAATCGCAACTTCGTCGGACGGCAGGGCAGTCCGGACGGACGAACCGTCTTGATGAGTCCCGAAATGGTCGCCGCTGCCGCGATACGCGGCGAAGTGACGGACGTACGCGAGTTAAAGGAGGTTGCGGAAGCATGA
- a CDS encoding aspartate aminotransferase family protein: MNPKPASDATESQRIVERARDVIPGGAQTGLRAQAYDTGDVAFERAKGATLTTVDDEQYTDYHLGFGPIILGHAHDSVDDAARRAIDGGVLYGAGTAPLEVEVAERLVETLPSVEQVNFCNSGSEATYHAIRLARAATGSEKILKFEGCYHGWHDYVDVSVYPPEEGLGEQYPESAGMLRSAVENTLVVPFNDSAAVEAVFREHGDDLAGVILEPVPHSVGCLLPDHDFLQHLRELTDDADVPLIFDEVITGFRHSPHGAQGEFGITPDLTCVAKALGNGYPVAAVGGREDLLSQAGGDNKSGVVISGTYSGNLPGLAAARETIDTIVEEDVQNHVTDLGDEYRAGLRDLLTDHGIEGRVVGHRSIFSLQFGVTGEPKNYEDVLGLDEGTFREFAAGMRERGHFFTPNPYKRHHLSFAHGEEQLEAYLDDADAVLATL, translated from the coding sequence ATGAACCCGAAACCAGCGAGCGACGCGACGGAAAGCCAACGAATCGTGGAGCGCGCCCGAGACGTGATTCCAGGGGGTGCCCAGACCGGACTCCGGGCGCAAGCCTACGACACTGGCGATGTCGCATTCGAACGGGCGAAGGGTGCTACCCTGACCACGGTCGACGACGAGCAGTACACCGACTACCACCTCGGTTTCGGTCCCATCATTCTCGGTCACGCACACGATTCGGTGGACGATGCCGCTCGGAGAGCCATCGACGGCGGCGTTCTCTATGGCGCGGGGACGGCCCCACTCGAAGTGGAAGTCGCGGAACGACTGGTCGAAACCCTCCCGAGCGTCGAGCAGGTCAACTTCTGCAACAGCGGGAGCGAAGCAACGTACCACGCGATTCGGCTCGCCCGGGCCGCCACGGGTAGCGAGAAAATCCTGAAATTTGAGGGCTGTTACCACGGCTGGCACGACTACGTGGACGTGAGCGTCTACCCGCCGGAAGAGGGTCTCGGCGAGCAGTACCCCGAGTCGGCGGGTATGCTCCGATCTGCGGTCGAGAACACGCTCGTCGTCCCGTTCAACGACTCGGCGGCGGTCGAGGCGGTTTTCCGCGAGCACGGTGACGACCTCGCGGGCGTCATCCTCGAACCGGTCCCCCACTCGGTCGGATGCCTTCTCCCCGACCACGATTTCCTTCAGCACCTTCGGGAACTGACCGACGACGCCGACGTGCCGCTCATCTTCGACGAGGTGATCACGGGATTCCGACACTCGCCGCATGGAGCACAGGGCGAATTCGGCATCACGCCCGACTTGACCTGCGTGGCGAAGGCACTCGGCAACGGCTACCCGGTCGCGGCGGTTGGCGGACGAGAAGACTTGCTTTCGCAGGCGGGCGGTGACAACAAGAGCGGCGTCGTCATCAGCGGGACCTACTCGGGCAACCTGCCCGGACTCGCCGCGGCACGAGAGACCATCGACACGATCGTTGAGGAGGACGTGCAGAACCACGTCACCGATCTCGGCGACGAGTATCGTGCCGGACTTCGCGACCTGCTGACCGACCACGGCATCGAAGGACGCGTCGTCGGCCATCGGAGCATCTTTAGCCTCCAGTTCGGCGTGACGGGTGAGCCGAAAAACTACGAGGATGTCCTCGGATTAGACGAGGGAACGTTCCGTGAATTCGCGGCCGGGATGCGCGAACGCGGTCACTTCTTTACGCCAAACCCGTACAAGCGCCACCACCTCTCGTTCGCTCACGGGGAGGAACAGTTGGAGGCCTATCTGGACGACGCCGACGCCGTGCTTGCGACACTCTAA
- a CDS encoding VOC family protein — MTLLDDVYETHIEVADLDRAMEFYGNTLGLELDRHEEERGIAFYFTGTPRSMLGVWEEDDPEPGHFAFRVSENRVDEMLPFLEARDIEPRAAFGVEPDEPIVHPWMPSATVYFADRDGNSLELLADLSDDPDPDKNRCP, encoded by the coding sequence ATGACACTCCTCGACGACGTCTACGAAACGCACATCGAAGTGGCCGACCTCGACCGGGCGATGGAATTTTACGGCAACACGCTCGGACTCGAACTGGATCGCCACGAAGAAGAACGCGGCATTGCGTTTTACTTTACTGGCACTCCGCGCTCGATGCTCGGCGTGTGGGAAGAGGACGACCCGGAGCCAGGACACTTTGCTTTCCGCGTTTCGGAAAATCGGGTTGACGAGATGCTTCCCTTCCTCGAAGCACGCGACATCGAACCGCGCGCCGCGTTCGGGGTCGAACCCGACGAACCAATCGTCCACCCGTGGATGCCGAGCGCGACGGTGTACTTTGCCGACCGGGACGGGAATTCGCTGGAACTGCTCGCTGACTTGTCCGACGACCCAGACCCGGATAAAAACCGATGCCCCTGA
- a CDS encoding ABC transporter permease, translated as MTGLTGFVTLTRREILRFLRRPRNTFVPPFVTNVLYFAVFGVVLGGRVGTMEFDGLTVDYITFILPGLVVLGAISNAFENSSFSIFHGRWNRYIEETLTSPMSYSRMVAAYIVSGAVRGLLVGALIAGIGAFFTNVGVAQPFYLVAFALVITLLFSSFGVVGGLWADDWDNLTMMNQFIVRPLVFFGGVFYTINSLPSGIFRDVTLLNPMVYMVNGIRYGFLGASEVNPNLSLAVLSGLTLVFMFLDAYLFRRGYGLTD; from the coding sequence GTGACTGGACTCACCGGTTTCGTGACGCTTACACGCAGGGAGATTCTGCGTTTCCTCCGCAGGCCGCGGAACACGTTCGTCCCGCCGTTCGTGACGAACGTGTTGTATTTCGCCGTGTTCGGCGTCGTCCTCGGCGGACGCGTCGGAACGATGGAGTTCGATGGGCTGACCGTTGACTATATTACGTTCATCCTTCCCGGACTCGTGGTGCTCGGCGCGATCTCGAACGCCTTCGAGAACTCCTCGTTTTCCATCTTCCACGGGCGCTGGAACCGCTATATCGAGGAGACGCTGACCTCGCCGATGTCCTACTCGCGGATGGTCGCGGCGTACATCGTCTCCGGTGCGGTCCGCGGACTGCTGGTGGGCGCACTCATCGCCGGAATCGGCGCGTTCTTCACGAACGTCGGGGTCGCCCAACCGTTCTACCTCGTCGCCTTCGCGCTCGTCATCACGCTCCTCTTTTCGAGTTTCGGCGTCGTTGGCGGCCTGTGGGCCGACGACTGGGACAACCTGACGATGATGAACCAGTTCATCGTCCGCCCCCTCGTTTTCTTCGGCGGCGTCTTCTACACTATCAACAGTCTTCCGTCGGGAATTTTCCGAGACGTGACCCTGCTCAACCCGATGGTCTACATGGTCAACGGGATTCGGTACGGTTTCTTAGGGGCATCCGAAGTCAACCCGAACCTCTCGCTGGCCGTACTCTCGGGTCTGACGCTCGTGTTCATGTTCCTCGATGCGTATCTCTTCCGGCGTGGCTACGGATTGACTGACTGA
- a CDS encoding dicarboxylate/amino acid:cation symporter yields the protein MTSSVTQTWQRYRSVPIIYRIAAAFVLGSIVGLVVGEPATNLQPLGDLFVRLLKMVIVPIVVFTLIMAARNLSPKNLGKVGGQVILLYLFTTMIAIGIGLVVSNVIDPGVGLLLEDALKKSAVETKQSPGLGQVFLNIVPENPFGAMAEGNILSVIFFALAFGVGLTVVRDEAKEGSSVYNGVETIFDVVEAGAEVMFKVVWGVMEYGVIGVFALMAALFANTGVEAIFSLFKLFATLAIAIGIQISVVYLLFIISGLVGQSPMSFLRGSKDAMMTALSIRSSSGTLPVTMSNADENLGIDQEVYSFSLPLGATINMDGTAMYLGIAAIFTANVVGKSLTMAEQLSVLVTALIASIGTAGVPGASIVMMTVVFTQVGLPIQAIALVLGIDPLLDRMRTMNNVTGDLAVTTLVAKWNDAIDFSTGVWTGADTDSGGAVSSPTIDD from the coding sequence ATGACGAGTAGTGTAACACAAACGTGGCAACGATATCGGTCGGTACCTATTATCTACCGTATTGCGGCCGCATTCGTTCTCGGTTCTATCGTGGGACTCGTCGTCGGCGAACCGGCGACGAACCTTCAACCGCTCGGCGACCTGTTCGTTCGACTGTTGAAGATGGTCATCGTCCCCATCGTGGTCTTCACGCTCATCATGGCCGCGCGGAACCTCTCGCCGAAAAACCTCGGAAAAGTCGGCGGACAGGTCATCCTTCTGTATCTTTTCACGACGATGATCGCCATCGGAATCGGTCTCGTCGTGAGCAACGTCATCGACCCCGGCGTCGGTCTTTTGCTCGAAGACGCTCTGAAAAAGAGCGCGGTCGAGACGAAGCAGTCGCCGGGTCTCGGACAGGTCTTCCTCAACATCGTTCCGGAGAACCCGTTCGGTGCGATGGCGGAGGGGAACATCCTCAGCGTCATTTTCTTCGCGTTGGCGTTCGGCGTCGGCCTGACGGTAGTTCGTGACGAGGCCAAGGAAGGGTCGAGCGTCTACAACGGCGTCGAGACGATCTTCGACGTCGTCGAAGCCGGTGCCGAAGTGATGTTCAAAGTCGTCTGGGGCGTCATGGAATACGGCGTCATCGGCGTCTTCGCGCTGATGGCGGCGCTGTTCGCCAACACCGGCGTCGAGGCCATCTTTTCGCTGTTCAAACTGTTCGCGACGCTCGCCATCGCGATCGGCATCCAGATTTCTGTCGTCTACCTGCTGTTCATCATCAGCGGTCTGGTCGGTCAGTCCCCGATGTCGTTCCTCCGCGGGAGCAAAGACGCGATGATGACGGCGCTGAGCATTCGTTCGTCCAGCGGGACGCTCCCCGTAACGATGTCCAACGCGGACGAGAACCTCGGAATCGACCAAGAAGTGTACAGCTTCTCGCTCCCGCTCGGCGCGACCATCAACATGGACGGGACGGCGATGTACCTCGGAATCGCCGCCATTTTCACCGCGAACGTCGTCGGCAAATCGCTGACGATGGCGGAACAACTGAGCGTCCTCGTTACGGCGCTTATCGCGAGCATCGGAACGGCCGGCGTCCCCGGAGCGAGCATCGTCATGATGACCGTCGTGTTCACGCAGGTCGGTCTCCCGATTCAGGCGATCGCCCTCGTACTGGGTATCGACCCGCTACTCGACCGAATGCGGACGATGAACAACGTCACGGGCGACCTCGCGGTGACGACGCTCGTGGCGAAGTGGAACGACGCCATCGACTTCTCGACCGGTGTCTGGACCGGCGCCGATACGGACTCCGGCGGTGCAGTGAGCAGCCCGACGATCGACGACTGA
- the leuD gene encoding 3-isopropylmalate dehydratase small subunit translates to MTKTNEGTTDEIESTSGTGVAVRGNDIDTDQIIPARFMKVVTFDGLGQFSFFDQRFTDEDEQKDHPFNRDQHRNASVLVVNANFGCGSSREHAPQALARWGIDAIVGESFAEIFAGNCLALGIPTVTADAETVGELQAFAESNPDAEIEVDVANETVRYGDREVEVNVDDAQRKALVEGIWDTTALMKSNEKAVAETAEKLPYVES, encoded by the coding sequence ATGACGAAAACGAATGAGGGCACGACCGACGAAATAGAATCGACATCGGGAACCGGCGTTGCGGTTCGTGGGAACGACATCGACACCGACCAGATCATCCCGGCGCGATTCATGAAGGTCGTCACGTTCGACGGACTGGGACAGTTCTCCTTTTTCGATCAACGGTTTACGGACGAGGACGAGCAAAAAGACCATCCGTTCAATCGCGACCAGCACCGGAACGCCTCGGTGCTGGTCGTCAACGCGAACTTCGGTTGTGGTTCCTCCCGCGAGCACGCGCCGCAGGCGCTCGCTCGCTGGGGTATCGATGCCATCGTCGGCGAGAGTTTTGCCGAGATTTTTGCCGGCAATTGTCTCGCGCTTGGAATTCCGACCGTCACCGCCGACGCGGAGACGGTCGGCGAACTACAGGCGTTCGCCGAGTCCAACCCTGACGCCGAAATCGAGGTGGACGTGGCGAACGAGACGGTTCGCTACGGCGACCGCGAAGTCGAAGTGAACGTGGACGACGCCCAACGAAAAGCCCTCGTGGAAGGGATTTGGGATACGACAGCACTGATGAAATCGAACGAGAAAGCGGTCGCAGAGACGGCAGAAAAGTTGCCATACGTGGAATCATGA
- a CDS encoding isocitrate/isopropylmalate dehydrogenase family protein produces MTEQIAIVSGDGIGQEVVPATRRVLEVIGPQFEFMEADAGDAVKEETGTALPDGTRELVAGADATLFGAAGETAADVILPLRRAVDSFVNVRPARAYPGTDALRPETDLVFLRENTEGVYAGHESRLTHDVTTLTRVVTESASERLAEFACEYVDERDEDGFTIAHKANVMRETDGLFRDTVDRVADVRGVPHDEALMDALATHLCLRPEEYGVIVCPNLAGDVLSDLAAGLVGGLGLLPSANIGPENALFEPVHGTAPDIAGEGVANPCATMFSAAMLLEYLGYDGEGQAVRDAVESVLENGPRTPDLGGSAGTGEVTEAVLTRLS; encoded by the coding sequence ATGACCGAGCAGATCGCGATCGTTTCCGGCGATGGAATCGGACAGGAAGTCGTACCCGCGACTCGGCGAGTGCTCGAAGTCATCGGGCCGCAGTTCGAATTCATGGAGGCCGACGCAGGCGATGCCGTGAAAGAGGAAACCGGAACCGCGCTCCCCGACGGAACCCGCGAGCTGGTCGCCGGTGCCGATGCGACCCTGTTCGGCGCGGCGGGCGAGACGGCGGCGGACGTCATTCTTCCGCTCCGACGGGCAGTAGACTCGTTCGTCAACGTCCGCCCCGCGAGAGCGTATCCGGGGACGGACGCACTTCGGCCCGAAACCGACCTCGTCTTCCTCCGGGAGAACACCGAGGGCGTCTACGCGGGTCACGAATCCCGACTGACCCACGACGTGACCACACTGACCCGCGTCGTTACCGAATCCGCCTCCGAACGACTCGCGGAATTCGCCTGCGAATACGTTGACGAGCGTGACGAGGACGGGTTCACCATCGCACACAAGGCCAACGTGATGCGCGAGACGGACGGCCTCTTTCGGGACACGGTGGACCGCGTAGCGGACGTTCGCGGTGTCCCCCACGACGAAGCCCTGATGGACGCACTGGCGACCCATCTCTGTCTCCGGCCGGAGGAGTATGGCGTTATCGTCTGTCCGAACCTCGCTGGCGACGTGCTCTCCGACCTCGCCGCCGGATTGGTCGGCGGTCTGGGTCTCCTCCCCTCTGCAAACATCGGCCCGGAAAACGCCCTGTTCGAACCGGTTCACGGTACCGCCCCGGACATCGCGGGCGAGGGTGTCGCGAATCCCTGTGCGACGATGTTCTCGGCGGCGATGCTACTGGAGTATCTGGGCTATGACGGGGAGGGACAAGCGGTTCGTGACGCGGTCGAATCGGTGCTGGAGAACGGTCCGCGAACGCCCGATTTGGGAGGTTCTGCCGGAACCGGCGAGGTCACTGAGGCGGTTCTGACGCGGTTGTCGTAA
- a CDS encoding ABC transporter ATP-binding protein, producing MDSAIRIRDLEKEYGDVRALKGVSLDVPEGSFFGLLGPNGAGKTTFINVLVGLVKKSGGTAEVFGADVEDEYRDARDRIGLAPQEFNVDRFFPIREVLEHKAGYHGIPKSKAKEKADEVLKRVGIYDKRDTRFDWLSGGMKRRFMLARALITDPDLLILDEPTAGVDVQIRHELWDTIIELNESGTTILLTTHYIEEAERLCDEVAILDSGEIVEVASPDELMNQGPDKVTVTLRDPPETEPHLSAGRDRILDVELDGDDLVITAREAGLLAPELVRELDRKGFDIEYFDISRTSLEEVFVSMTRTESGEADTETETVPAVTDGGERA from the coding sequence ATGGATTCTGCGATACGTATCAGGGACTTGGAGAAGGAGTACGGGGACGTACGGGCACTGAAGGGGGTTTCGCTCGACGTTCCGGAAGGGTCGTTTTTCGGACTACTCGGGCCGAACGGCGCGGGCAAGACGACGTTCATCAACGTCCTCGTCGGACTAGTGAAAAAATCCGGTGGTACCGCGGAAGTGTTCGGCGCGGACGTGGAGGACGAGTACCGCGATGCGCGCGACCGAATCGGTCTCGCACCACAGGAGTTCAACGTCGACCGTTTCTTCCCGATTCGGGAAGTGCTGGAGCACAAGGCAGGATATCACGGGATTCCGAAATCGAAGGCGAAAGAAAAGGCCGACGAGGTGCTGAAACGGGTCGGCATCTACGACAAACGCGACACGCGATTCGACTGGCTTTCGGGCGGGATGAAACGCCGGTTCATGTTGGCGCGAGCGCTCATCACCGACCCCGACCTGCTCATCTTGGACGAACCGACCGCTGGTGTGGACGTGCAGATTCGCCACGAACTGTGGGACACGATCATCGAACTCAACGAATCAGGAACCACGATACTGCTCACGACCCACTACATCGAGGAAGCGGAACGGCTCTGTGACGAGGTGGCGATTTTGGACTCGGGCGAAATCGTCGAGGTGGCGAGCCCCGACGAGTTGATGAACCAAGGACCGGACAAGGTTACGGTCACGCTCCGCGATCCGCCCGAAACCGAACCCCATCTTTCGGCGGGACGCGACAGGATTCTGGACGTGGAACTGGACGGTGACGACCTCGTCATCACGGCACGGGAGGCCGGACTGCTGGCACCGGAACTGGTCCGCGAACTCGACCGGAAGGGGTTCGATATCGAGTATTTCGATATCTCCCGAACGTCGCTCGAAGAGGTGTTCGTGTCGATGACTCGAACTGAAAGCGGAGAAGCCGACACGGAGACGGAGACCGTTCCGGCAGTTACGGACGGCGGTGAGCGAGCGTGA